CCGCACCGTGCAGGAGCGCATGCGGGGTCTGGTGCGTCTGGAGCCGCTCGCGGATCTCCCGAGACTTGTCGCCGGCATCGACGTGGGCCTGCTGCAAGACGGTTTGGTGCGCGCGGCCGTAGCCGTGCTGGACTTCCCTGCACTGACGCTCGTGGAGAGCGCCCTGGCCATACAGCCTGCGGCTTTTCCCTATGTGCCCGGCTTTCTCTCCTTTCGGGAGATACCGCCCGTGCTGGAAGCTCTAGGCAAGCTCAATGCATTGCCCGGTCTGCTGGTCTGCGACGGCCAGGGCATCGCCCATCCACGCGGATTCGGCATCGCCAGCCACCTGGGGGTGCTCACGGGGCTGCCGAGCCTGGGTGTGGCCAAATCCCGCCTCGTGGGCCGTTACGCCGAGCCGGGCAGCGAACGCGGCAGCCGTTCGCCGCTCGTGTACCGCTCGCGGCAAGTGGGCTGGGTTCTGCGCACGCGTACGAGCGTCAAGCC
This region of Desulfocurvibacter africanus subsp. africanus DSM 2603 genomic DNA includes:
- the nfi gene encoding deoxyribonuclease V (cleaves DNA at apurinic or apyrimidinic sites), translating into MAYVDGMSELARNALSLPEPWPTTIEDARTVQERMRGLVRLEPLADLPRLVAGIDVGLLQDGLVRAAVAVLDFPALTLVESALAIQPAAFPYVPGFLSFREIPPVLEALGKLNALPGLLVCDGQGIAHPRGFGIASHLGVLTGLPSLGVAKSRLVGRYAEPGSERGSRSPLVYRSRQVGWVLRTRTSVKPVFVSPGHRLDLYGSLELAMALAPKYRLPETTRQAHNLASGHRPRSIKPESDTEEVDKGRRHSNSGV